Below is a genomic region from Medicago truncatula cultivar Jemalong A17 chromosome 3, MtrunA17r5.0-ANR, whole genome shotgun sequence.
tTTGTTAACAATTCACATTGTCAATGAAGTATTATCCAGAAAACCTTCATTATAAatataagagtaaattacacccTCTTCCCATTAAAGATATTTGAATTACATTTCCCTCcccttttatattaaaatatacactcccctcccttaaaaagaaaaatttatactTGTGAAATGGTTTAGTTAATTTTGATATGGTTCGATTCGGTTACTGGTTAATTTTGCCCACCCCTACACTTGGGTTAATTCATGCTTGATTTAAGTTACGTAGAGATTAACACTAGAATTAAATCACGTTGCGTGATTTAACACACCTAAAATATACACTAGTGTGATTTAAATCACATAAGgacattttaaatatttactttGGCAATGAGCAAAACTGTAAAGAGCAAAATTCTACACTTAAATCCCGAATTGGGCCGAGTAACCAACCCattttgctatatatatatatatatatatatatatatatatatatatatatatatatagacttgTCTATTTCGTTCAATAGTTTGCCGATATCCACTCGCTGATCGCGTTTGTTTTCAGAGTTCGTTCATTCGTTTTCTACCTTCTTCATTGGATTTGTATACCTCCCTCATCTCCATCATGTTTGAGGtattttcattccttttcaATTCTGTTTGATTCGACTCTTCTCAAATTTGTGAGATTAGGGTTTGTAacttttgaattgattttttttatgtgaaatagAATGTTTTGTGATGGAATTAAACCTTCCATTACACTGATTCTTTGCTCGTATGTTTCTTTATCAATTCAATCTGTTCTGTGTTGTGTTGTTTGGAGATATTCCAATCTTATCTTATTTGCGGGATTAGGGTTTCAAACCTTTGAATTGGGGATTTCAATTTTGTGTGTGACAatctgattttctttttatttgcaaGGGTTTTTGTTGATTGGCTAACATCTATGAAGCCCCGATACCGATACGATACGGCCtcgataaatttaaaattaatagtataAGTGCACAATgtataaacataactaaaaatgataataaacaatgaaaatgatcaaaacaagtgacaattacatattttttccgCACAAATTAGATAGAATATAGCTAAACATCATTAGTACCATCCAAAGAGAACAACATAAGTACTATAAAAACAGCAGAAGAAACATAAcattagagagaagagaaacagaGTAGAATTCAATCAGTGATAATGGTTAGAAGAGAGAATAGCTATTGCTATGTGGTGACGagaaaccctatttttttttttgttagaagagacaatatgattttggtaGCGCTTCCAGACTTGATAGGTGTCCGAGTATAAGTAAGCTGTGTCGGAGTACAAGTTAGTCGTATCCGACACGTATCggacattttttttccttcaaaaaataaatattaactgCCCGATGCTTTTCTGATACGCGTATCGGGACGTATTCGACACGTATTGgtcattgtttttcaaaaaaataaatattaattgtcCGATACTTTTCCGATACGCGTATCGAGGCGTATCGGTATCAGATACATGTCGGATACGATACTTCACCATTTTTGGAGTATCGGGGCTTCAGAGGCTAACATAAATTATTCTATTTGTAACTTAtggtttctttttattatttgtaagAGAAACTTATATGCTACATATGTTCCTCATTTTAtcgttattatttttatatttgtgtttgccacttttaattaattagttgttCTCTGTTGGAATTTATTCAAAGGAACATTACCAGCACCCTAGACTCTCCCCAATGGGCCCTTCACGATTGCCGCTGCCACCGCAAATGGGTAATTCAACCTAATCCTATTTTCATACAAGTATTATTTTGctgtttgatttgatgaatcTCAAATAATAACTTCACCCTTTGGATTCTTATTATTTCATCAATACAATAGAAAGAAAACTTCTTCATGAGAAGAAGCGGAAGGAGCAAGAAGTAGAAAGCACAAAGGAGGATCTTCTCCATGGGAAGAAGCCAAAGGAGCAAAAAGTAGAAAGTACCGAGGGAGATCTGCTTTATGATGGTGAGAAGCCAAAAGAATTCGAATGCCCGGTTTACGCAGAGACATTGAAAggtaactctctctctctctctgcttGCATTTGGTCAAATAACCTCAGCTTATGGTTGTTTATTCTCTTGTTTCATATGGAATAATAAACAGTCTATAACAAGCTGAAAGATATAGATACAATAGACCTCAAGTGGTGTCCAATTATACCCGATAAGGCAAGTTTTTCTCTTAAACTTTCATAAATTTAGTTTCTATGTGCATATTTTAATTCTTTAGGATTCTCTCTAACAGCATGCATACTTGAAGCATGAGAAAAAGTTTGCTGAACTCTTCAAGAAGcatgaagagaaaaagaagcgGTGGATGctgattgaagaagaaaaagagcgTCTTGGGAAAGGGAAAAGAGGAGCTGTTACTGATAAGTTGAAACCATGTTATGCTATGCTCTTGGCCTGAGAATAGAGGAGCAGTTACTGATAGGTTGAAACCATGTTATGCTATGCTCTTGGCCTGAGAATTGTGTCAGTCTTTTGTGCAAGAATGTAGAAGAATTATTATAATTCTAATTGTGTtatgtttctttgttttgtatTCTGTGTTGGATTTCAGTTCTGCTAATCTTTGTGGCACGTACTGCTTCATTGCCTGATGTTGCATAATACAGAATAGTGTTGGCATGTTGAGATGatcaaattaatattaacaataaaagaaaaatgacaagACTGTTTAGTTGGATTACAATTGCACAAAACATGACCTCGTcgcctcattttttttattttttttttggctaagaATGAATTAAGCCaaattatgaaattaataaAGAAAGAAGAGTTCTTTCTACAAACAAGTTTGTCAATAGGTACATTCCGTCCTCTGCAAAACCATGCAATTATGcagattcatcttttttttacacaagacaAGGAAAGAAATTtctga
It encodes:
- the LOC112420477 gene encoding uncharacterized protein isoform X2 is translated as MFEEHYQHPRLSPMGPSRLPLPPQMERKLLHEKKRKEQEVESTKEDLLHGKKPKEQKVESTEGDLLYDGEKPKEFECPVYAETLKVYNKLKDIDTIDLKWCPIIPDKHAYLKHEKKFAELFKKHEEKKKRWMLIEEEKERLGKGKRGAVTDKLKPCYAMLLA